One part of the Pseudemcibacter aquimaris genome encodes these proteins:
- the rbfA gene encoding 30S ribosome-binding factor RbfA gives MSRSRFNNSEGPSTRVLRVGENIRHALSDILSRGEIRDEALSDVSVTVTEVRCSPDLRNATIFVMPLGGINETEVVAALNSNSKYIRGQLSKMVRMKYLPNLKFTSDHSFGEADHIEALLNSDHVARDLAKDD, from the coding sequence ATGTCCAGATCACGATTTAACAACAGCGAAGGGCCAAGCACACGTGTGTTACGTGTTGGTGAAAATATTCGCCATGCGCTATCCGATATTTTATCACGCGGTGAAATTCGTGATGAAGCATTAAGCGATGTTTCTGTTACGGTGACTGAAGTACGCTGTAGCCCTGATCTTAGGAACGCGACCATATTTGTTATGCCACTTGGTGGCATCAATGAAACGGAAGTGGTTGCGGCACTGAATAGCAATAGCAAATATATCCGCGGCCAGCTTTCCAAAATGGTACGTATGAAATATCTGCCAAACTTGAAATTCACATCTGACCATAGTTTTGGTGAAGCGGATCATATCGAAGCTCTCTTGAATAGTGATCATGTGGCCCGCGATCTGGCAAAAGATGATTAA
- the truB gene encoding tRNA pseudouridine(55) synthase TruB: MARKRKGEKIDGWVVIDKPYEMGSTKVVGKCRYLTKAQKAGHAGTLDPLATGVLPIAFGEATKTIPFLMDARKQYRFTVTWGEERTTDDLEGDITEKNDVRPTEKDIEIILPSFTGIIRQRPPAFSAIKIDGKRAYDLAREGIEVEIKEREVEIFDLKLIESNETDATFEVECSKGTYVRSLGRDMARKMGAFGYISMLRRTKVGPFGESDTISLEKLEELVHSAPLEGWILNVVTVLDDILALAVTEDQAAYLKNGGFIPSGEVAASNRTAGLYKAMLGEKIIALCEFKDDFLKPVRVFNL; encoded by the coding sequence ATGGCTAGAAAACGCAAAGGCGAAAAAATTGATGGTTGGGTCGTCATTGATAAGCCCTATGAAATGGGTTCAACCAAGGTTGTGGGGAAATGCCGTTATCTAACCAAAGCTCAAAAAGCCGGGCATGCCGGAACCCTTGACCCGCTGGCAACTGGGGTACTTCCCATTGCTTTTGGTGAAGCCACAAAGACAATCCCTTTTTTAATGGATGCACGGAAACAGTATCGTTTTACTGTGACATGGGGTGAGGAACGCACAACAGATGATCTTGAAGGCGACATCACAGAAAAAAATGATGTCAGACCCACTGAAAAAGATATTGAAATAATACTGCCATCTTTCACGGGTATAATCCGTCAAAGGCCGCCTGCATTCAGTGCCATTAAAATTGATGGTAAGCGGGCTTATGACCTTGCCCGAGAGGGAATAGAAGTAGAAATTAAAGAACGTGAAGTAGAAATTTTTGATTTGAAACTAATAGAATCAAATGAAACTGATGCCACATTCGAGGTTGAATGCTCAAAAGGGACGTATGTACGGTCACTTGGGCGTGATATGGCAAGGAAAATGGGGGCATTTGGCTATATTTCCATGTTGAGACGTACCAAAGTTGGCCCATTTGGGGAAAGTGATACGATTTCACTGGAAAAGCTTGAAGAATTAGTACATAGTGCGCCGCTTGAAGGGTGGATTCTTAATGTTGTGACCGTGCTAGACGACATCTTGGCACTGGCCGTAACCGAGGATCAAGCAGCTTACCTAAAAAACGGTGGATTTATTCCATCAGGGGAGGTTGCAGCTTCAAACCGAACAGCAGGGCTTTATAAAGCCATGTTAGGTGAAAAAATAATAGCCTTATGTGAATTTAAGGATGATTTTTTGAAACCGGTTCGGGTTTTTAATTTATGA
- the rpsO gene encoding 30S ribosomal protein S15: protein MSITAEKKQELIKEYATKEGDTGSPEVQVAILTHRIVHLTEHFKTHKKDNHSRRGLLMLVNKRRKLLDYLKGKDEARYQDLIKRLGLRK, encoded by the coding sequence ATGTCGATTACTGCAGAAAAAAAACAGGAACTAATCAAAGAGTACGCCACAAAAGAAGGCGATACAGGTTCCCCAGAAGTTCAAGTTGCTATTCTTACACACAGAATTGTACACCTTACAGAACATTTTAAAACACACAAAAAAGATAACCACTCACGCCGCGGTCTTCTTATGCTTGTTAACAAGCGCCGCAAGCTGCTTGATTATCTAAAAGGCAAAGACGAAGCACGTTACCAAGATCTTATTAAGAGACTGGGTCTTCGCAAATAA
- the pnp gene encoding polyribonucleotide nucleotidyltransferase produces MFNKNKVEITWGGRPLKIETGQIARQAAGAVMVTYGETSVFTAVTAAKKAKAGIDFFPLTVNYQEKAYSAGKIPGGFFKREGRPSEDETLICRLIDRPIRPLFVPSFKNETQVAATVMSHDMENNPDIAAIVGTSAALTLSGLPFMGPIAGARVGYIDGEYVLNPTEEELENSDLDLVVAGTRDAVLMVESEANELSEEIMLGAVMFGHEQMQVVIEAIIELAEVAANDPWELPEEEDHSALIADIKAMAEAGLRDAYAETDKQARVGKISEVKDAVKEKFVEEGDEAQEILVGGILKDLEKDIVRGDIIKTKKRIDGRDLDTVRQVIGEVNILPRTHGSALFTRGETQSICVATLGTADDEQFIDALTGTTKRSFMLHYNFPPYSVGEVGRMGFTGRREIGHGKLAWRAVNAVLPSKEDFPYTIRVVSEITESNGSSSMATVCGTSLSLMDAGVPIKRPVSGIAMGLIKEGDDYAVLSDILGDEDHLGDMDFKVAGTTEGITSLQMDIKITGITKDIMSDALEQAKGGRATILEAMNEALDGAREEMSDYAPRIETIQVKKDKIREIIGTGGKVIREICEVTGAKVDIDDDGVVNVSSPDAAAIKAAMDWINGIVAEPEVGVTYEGKVVKTVDFGAFVNFLGSRDGLVHISEMANERVKQVTDVVNEGDVVKVKVLGIDDRGKVRLSMKAVINDEAKEKEAAEEGADE; encoded by the coding sequence ATGTTTAATAAAAACAAAGTAGAAATCACATGGGGCGGTCGCCCGCTTAAAATCGAAACAGGACAAATTGCTCGCCAGGCTGCTGGTGCCGTTATGGTCACATACGGAGAGACATCAGTATTTACAGCTGTTACAGCCGCGAAAAAAGCAAAAGCGGGTATCGATTTCTTCCCACTAACAGTTAATTATCAAGAAAAAGCGTACTCCGCCGGTAAAATACCAGGCGGTTTTTTTAAACGTGAAGGACGCCCAAGCGAAGACGAAACACTGATCTGTCGCTTAATCGATCGTCCGATCCGTCCGCTTTTTGTGCCTTCATTTAAAAATGAAACACAGGTGGCTGCTACTGTAATGAGCCACGATATGGAAAATAACCCGGATATCGCAGCAATTGTTGGTACATCCGCTGCCCTAACATTATCCGGTCTGCCGTTCATGGGGCCAATTGCTGGTGCCCGCGTTGGTTATATCGACGGCGAATATGTTCTTAATCCAACCGAAGAAGAGCTTGAAAATTCAGATCTTGATCTTGTTGTCGCGGGTACACGCGATGCGGTTCTTATGGTTGAATCAGAAGCAAACGAGCTTTCTGAAGAAATTATGCTTGGTGCTGTGATGTTCGGTCACGAGCAAATGCAAGTGGTTATCGAAGCCATTATCGAGCTTGCTGAAGTTGCAGCAAATGATCCATGGGAGCTTCCTGAAGAAGAAGACCACAGTGCATTGATCGCTGACATTAAAGCAATGGCAGAAGCTGGTCTTCGTGATGCATACGCTGAAACAGACAAGCAAGCACGCGTTGGAAAAATTTCCGAAGTAAAAGACGCCGTTAAAGAAAAGTTTGTTGAAGAGGGTGATGAAGCACAAGAAATTCTTGTTGGTGGCATCCTAAAAGATCTTGAAAAAGATATCGTTCGTGGCGACATCATCAAAACCAAGAAGCGTATTGATGGTCGTGACCTTGATACGGTTCGTCAGGTAATTGGTGAAGTAAACATCCTACCTCGTACACACGGTTCTGCGCTATTCACGCGCGGTGAAACACAATCAATTTGTGTGGCGACACTTGGTACAGCGGATGATGAACAATTTATTGACGCGCTTACAGGCACAACAAAACGCAGCTTTATGCTTCATTACAACTTCCCGCCTTATTCTGTTGGTGAAGTTGGTCGTATGGGCTTTACTGGTCGCCGCGAAATTGGTCACGGTAAGCTTGCATGGCGTGCGGTGAATGCGGTTCTTCCAAGTAAGGAAGATTTCCCGTATACTATCCGTGTTGTTTCTGAAATTACTGAATCAAACGGTTCATCATCAATGGCAACTGTTTGTGGTACATCACTATCTTTAATGGATGCAGGTGTTCCGATCAAACGTCCGGTTTCCGGTATTGCCATGGGCCTGATTAAAGAAGGCGATGATTATGCCGTTCTTTCAGATATTCTTGGTGATGAGGATCACCTTGGTGATATGGACTTTAAAGTAGCCGGTACAACAGAAGGTATCACATCACTACAGATGGATATCAAAATTACCGGTATTACCAAAGACATTATGAGCGATGCTCTTGAGCAAGCCAAAGGTGGCCGTGCAACAATTCTTGAAGCGATGAATGAAGCACTTGATGGTGCTCGCGAAGAAATGAGCGACTATGCACCACGCATTGAAACCATTCAGGTGAAGAAAGACAAGATCCGTGAAATCATCGGTACTGGCGGTAAAGTTATTCGTGAGATTTGCGAAGTAACAGGCGCCAAAGTTGATATTGATGATGACGGTGTTGTTAATGTTTCATCACCGGATGCAGCAGCGATTAAAGCGGCCATGGATTGGATCAATGGTATCGTTGCAGAGCCAGAAGTTGGCGTTACTTACGAAGGTAAAGTGGTCAAAACTGTTGACTTCGGTGCATTCGTGAACTTCCTTGGTAGCCGTGACGGTCTTGTTCACATCAGTGAAATGGCCAATGAGCGTGTTAAACAAGTCACTGACGTTGTTAATGAAGGCGACGTTGTAAAAGTGAAAGTACTTGGTATTGATGATCGCGGTAAAGTGCGTCTAAGCATGAAGGCCGTCATCAATGACGAAGCCAAGGAAAAGGAAGCAGCCGAAGAAGGCGCTGACGAGTAA